The genomic stretch TATCTGAACCTGTCACCGGATGAAATACATCTGATATCTTCTGCTTTTGTAGATTGTTTTCTAAAGGCAGGTACTTATTTATACACCACAAAATATATTGCGGCCTCTTATCAGAAGCCCTCTTTTGTTACCTATACTCCTAACCAGGATGTGCTAAATCTGATACGGCAAGATCCCAATGTATTGGAAGCAGCCAGAGATTACCTGTTTGAAGGAAAGCGTACAGGTCTGGAAGAAAGGCTGGAAACCTATTATGAAAATTATCGCAGTACCCAGGATAAAGCAACTGATAAGGAGATATATAACAACGAAGCTGCAGACGCTTACCAGTACATAACAGGGAAAGAGAGCGCTTCTGATGGAATAGAGTATCTGGAGGAAGTCAGTGGAGGAGAGGAGTATCAGGTAGGGGACAGTTATGAGGTAGAGTATGCAGAATGAAAAGAAAATTTTAGGGTTTGCAGGAATCTACAGCTATGACCTGATATTTTATCTGGCTGTATTTTTAAGTGCTCTGGATAAAAAGGTATTGCTTGTGGATAATGCGCCTTATAAAGCATTGAGTGATTGTATGCCAATACCAAAAGGAATGGAAGAAGATATACTGTCCTGCTCTGAAAGACTTGAACTGTGCAAAGACACAGAGATTGAAAGCGTATATGACGAGTATGACTATATACTGATAGATTTTGGGATGAATCTAAACCATAAAGATATCCTGCATAGTGATTACCGTTTCCTGGTTACAGACACACGAATACATAATCTTAACGCCTTAAAGGCATTTAGCAAAAATAATCAGGACTATTACCTGCTGGTCAGAGATATAGTGAAAGGAATAAATGAAACGTACCTGCCTATGTTATTGGAACACAAAGGACTTCGGGGGAAGAAGAACTACTATTTATATCTGAATGAAACAGACATTGAAGCTGGTAGTGTATTGCAGTATTACCACAGTTTTAATTATAAGAAACTCTCTCCGGAGATTAAGCTGCTGCTAAAAGAGCTCCTCTTTGAAATAAGAATTACAGATCTCAAAGCGATAAAGGAAGCCACAAAGAAAATAAGAAAAGGAGGGATTTGATGCATGTGGTTTTTTGGAGCCCGGTAACCGGTCAGACGGGCACAACCTCTTCTTTGGCAGCTATAGCCCTGTCGGCAGTATATCAAAGTAAGAAAAGGGTGCTGCTGACACAGACACATTATGGTAGCAGAGAGTTGGAAGAGCTTCTCCTTGGCAGCAATCAGAGAGAAGAAATATATCAGAATATCGGCTTAGATTCTTTGATAAGGCTTATCAGGACTCATAGCCAGACTCTTGGAACTGAAGCAGTACAGATTATGAAGGATTATATTATGAGTCTTGGCAAAGGAGGAATTGATTTGTTATGCGGTACCAGAAAGCCTGAGGAAACGGAACAGGAGGAGCTGTTAAAATATCTGCCCTTTATTTATAGCAGATTAGAGGAAGAATATGATTTAATACTCACAGATACATCCTTTGGAAATAACAGACTATCACAGCAGCTGTGGATGGAAGCAGATATACTTGCTGTGACATTGAATCAGAATGTATCCATCATAAGGAGTACCCTTAAGGAATATCAATTTCCGCTGGAAAAGACAATCTTTATTCTTAATAATTATCATCGCGATTCTGCATATAACCTGAGAAATCTTGAAAAACAATATAAAGAATTGAAAGGCAGACTGTATGCTATTCCACATTTGACTGCTTTTATGGATGCAGTTTCTGACAGGGATTTAATAGATTTTTATTTAAAGAATATGTCCATAAGTAAGCAAGGGGAAAGAGAAGCTTTCTTTCTTAGGGTTATAAAACTGACAGAAGTGTTACTTAAGGAGCGGGGCAGGGGAGGTAAGGGGGATGTTATTTAACTTTTTTATTATCCTTTTGTTGCTCACGGGAGTGGTTGGATTTGCAGCACTAAGCCTGGAACCAATCAGAAAAGAAGATAAGAAACCTGATCGTTATGCGATTGAAGAAATTATAACAACAGTAGATCATGTATTTGCAAAAATTCTTGATAAAGATTACAGGAGCTTAAATCTTAACCAGAAAGAAACGATGAAGCGGGAAAATATTAAGAAGCATATAAAACAGTGTCTTAAGAAATCCGCGGAGGGTGACAAGGAAGCGAAGGAATATATTAAGGACTATATCAAAGAAATTCTTCTGCATAAAGTTATGCTGAACGAAGAGAACATAGAGAAGGTCATTCCTTTTCAGTGTGCTGATAAGCTGACAGAGCAGGATAAATTTGAAATCCTACTGCAGCAGTATGAGAAAGAATACAAAAAAGACGGATTTCAAAAATTTCTGGAAAAGAATCGCCTGGATACAGCTTATACCATTACTGCCCTAGATTTGGAAAAGGCATATTTTAAAGAGATGATCTACCTGTCTTTTGAGGATAAGATTGAGATTATAGCGCAGAGGGTGTATCAGCAGTACAGAGGTTTTGGCATAATTGACAGGTTGAGGGAGATGAAAATCGATGGTGTATCAGCAGGTATTTCAGCAGGTAATCTGTTAGAAAATATAGAGGGAACGGCAGCAGGATTCCAGGTAGAAGAGCTGCCTGTTAAGGAAATAGGAGATAAAGATAAGTATAATCCCAGTATAAAAGAAGAGGAGAGCCTGCTTGATGTATGGATTTTCTATAAAGGAAGAACCATTAGACTTGATTTTCTGCGTTTTCCATCGGAAAAAGAACTTATACGGGTTTGCAAAAGTATATACCGGCATAATAATCCAGGCTACTTAAGCGAAACCAGAGGTTATCTGGTAAATGATATGAAGGATGGCTCCAGGGTAGTAGTATTCCGACCGCCCATAGCTGTAAGCTGGGCATTCTTTGTTCGAAAACATGACAATATAATTGTTATGGATATAAGGAAGGTCATCAGAGAGGAAGGCTCTGATCAGGTAATTGAACTTCTTAAGTGGATGGTCAAAGGTTGCCTTTCCATTGCCATAACAGGAGAAATGGGTAGCGGTAAAACGACCTTGTTAAAACTACTGATACAGTATATTGATGAGAGCTACCCAATTCGTGTCTTTGAGCAGGTATATGAGCTTAATCTAACGAAAGCCTATCCCAAACGTAACATACTGTCATTAAGAGATAGCCCGGAAGTTTCAGGACAGGAAATACTAAATGTTATGAAGAAAACAGACGGATCAGTTCTTATATTAGGTGAAGTAGCATCTCACGAAACGGCCAACTACCTCATAGAAATTTCTCAAATATCGAAAATGACCCTGTTTTCTCATCATGCGGAGACTACGCAAGATTTGATATCTTATTTTAAAATCTCACAGCTTAAGGAGGGAGGGTTTCACAAGGAAGAATTAGCAGAATATCAGGCAGCCAATGCCATAAATATTGACATTCATCTGGAGAACAAAAATGGTCACCGCTATATTTCAAGAATTACTGAGATAATCCCTTATTACAAGAAGGACTTACCTGGCGGTCTGGTAGAAGCAACTCAGGAATATTATAAAAGAAGGACAAGTCCGGTGACATATGAAACAAGAGATATCCTGTCCTTTGTAGAAGGTAAGTATGTCCTGGGGCAGGACTTTTCCGATAAAAGCCAGGAGCATATTTTTTATCATCTGTCGGATTCAGAAGGGCAGGAATACAGAGAATTTATGAAGGGAGGAGGTTTGACACAGAATGGATAATCTTATTATGATTCGTATAGCTGCAGGGCTTTTAGGTATCTTTGTACCGATTATGCTTTTTCTGTTATTTCTACTGAGAAAGCAAATGGAATATAGGGAGACCTACAGCATCTTTCTGAAAGATAAAAAAGTCGACAGGGATTATTGGTATGTGCTTTATGATCTGTTAAGCAGAGTAATCTTAATTAGAGTTTATTTAAAAAGCCTTACGGGAAGATACGCTATTCTCTATCCTGGTGAAGAAAGACTGATAGAGAAAAAGGCCATTAAATTAGCAGTTAAGCTCTGGTACATCGATATTGCTATTGTAACTATCGTGTTTCTCTTTGGAGAAAGCTGGTATTATCTTTGGTTAGCCATATTTTATTTATATGTTGCAGGTAATGGTATTGTATTCTGGGAAGAGGGAAGAGAGAGAGAAAAGCTGCTGGAACAATTTGATATATTTCTTTGCGAGGTAAGTGAAAATTATCAAAGTCACGAAATACTGGATGAAGCTGTTTATGAAGCAATGCAGGATACAGATAAACCTCTGAAACTCCATGCAGGCTGTATTTTAGATATACTTACTTCTTCTGAAAGTGACAGGAAGAAAGAGGCGTATCTTAGCTGTGTTCCAGACAAATTCATAAAAACCTTTCTGGCACTTTGTCTGATAATCAATACATATGGAGATACAAAGACGGCGGAAGGAAGGTCACTGTTTCTGGCAAATATTGCTCACTTAAGACAGGAAATCCATTTGGAGGTATTAAAACGAAGTAAAATTCAATACCTTTTCTCCGGTCTTACTTTTGTAACGGTACTTCCTGTACTGTTCTTAAAAGCTATTGAGAAATGGGCTGTTAACAGTTTACCGCAGTTGATTAATTTTTACAGTGGAACAGCGGGAATTCTATTAATGGCAGTAATATTTCTCATTACCTTCTTTTCGTATCAACTGTTGCTGACTCTCCGAGAAGAAAGAAAACCTTCTCAAAGGGAGGCAGTTTTATTGGAAGCTTTAGAGAAACAAGAAAATATCAGACAGATGCTTGATTCATACCAATATAGATATTATGGAAAGCTGCTAAATAAACAAGAATTTTTAAAGCTGCATGGTGAGAAGCTGGGAGTAAGACAGTTTATCTTAAAGAGCATGCTTTTCAGTATTGCAGGTTTTCTAATCTGTATCTTATTATCCTTTGGTATTCATAATGCTAACAGAAAATTGGAGCTGACCAGGAGTATTAATTATTCAGACAGTACCATATCCGAGGAGAAAGGGAGGACTTTGTCCTCGGAGGTAATAAATATTACCCATAGATCTCTTGGAAGAAATATTACGCTTGAGGAAATTTTGAAGGTTATTAAGAAAGAGGAGAAAATTAAAGAAAAATCCCTTCAAAGAATAGCTGCTGAAGACATTTATGCAAGACTGAAGGCCATTAAAAATGAGTATTTTAAGTGGTATGAGCTTCTTGCAGCATTTCTTGCAGCTTGGGGGTCTTATTATATTCCAAGTTTAAGATTGTTACTGCTAAAGAAGGTAAGGCAGAGAGATATGGAGGATGAAGTATTTTCCTTTCAATCCATAATTGTGATTCTTCGTAATATTAAGAGAGCTGATACAGACATTGTCATAGAATGGATGGAAGAATTTTCGTATATCTTTCAAAGTTCTATAAGAGAATGCAGCAGAAACCTGTGCATGGACGAAAGACAAGCTCTTGAGGAATTAAAGGAGAAAGAACCTTTCAGACCTTTCTGTAAAATTGTAGATGGATTACAAAGCAGCGATAAGCTGGGACTTTACAAAGCTTTTGAGGATGTGGAACAGGAAAGGAATAACTATATTAATAAAAGGGCTTTAGACAACGAAATCAGCATACAGGATAAAACTATTCTGGGTAGGACCATTGCTTTTGTACCCTTTGTTCTGACGGTGGGTTTGTATCTGATTCTTCCTTTTGTAGCAGAAGGACTTAGAATGTATAAGGTCTATATGGAGCAGATAAATGGGATTGGGGGGTAGATTTCTGTGTTAATGCGTTAAGTGTTAAAATTCGGGGGTACGGAAGGGGGACGGCAAATTGTATAAAAAGAAAAACTAATGCTTCGATTACAAGGTATAAGAAGTCCTAATTCTCTGGATATTTTGGGCTTGACATATGATAAAGCAGATAACTCGCTTCGCTCAGACAACAATCTGCTTTATCATATAGCGCAAAATATCCAGAGAAAAGGGCTTCTAATACCTTTTCATAGGCGCATTCGTTCTTTCTTTTTATACAATTTGCCTGACATCCTATGGAAATAAGACTTTTGAAAATAAAAAATAGAAGCAAAAATAAAAAATAAAAAAGGAGAAATTAAAATGGAAAATGCATTAAAAGGTTTAATACTGGCGGCAGGAGTGATAATTACATGTTTAGTGGTAGGCTTGGGATTTTACATAAGCAGGGAGGCTAATGCAGCTGCAACAAATGGAACGGGGCAGATCAGCCGTATGAACAAGGAGTTTGCCGAATCAGATAAGGTTATGTATGACGGATTGGATGTTACTGGCAGTGAGGTTATCAATGCAATTAATAAATTTAAAAATGAAGACATTGCTGTTAAGGTTACAACAAAGAAATCGGTTGTTTACTATAATCGTCTGCTGTCTGACACAGACAGTAAAATTGGAGAAGTGAGTTCTGCCTCTGTTAAAGACACACAGACAATTACCAGCAATTTTTACATCAATCAGAAAGCCCAGTTTACAGGTGCTATATTAAGGGATGCGAATTCCACTATTATAGGGATTTCCTTTATACAGAAGTAACCATGGAACAGGTAGATAAATTTCTTACCATGGGAGTAAATGTAATTTTATTCTGTATGGCCGTCAGTTTATTATTGTTAGGTTCTGAGAATTTTAACAGCAGCATTCGGCTGCTAAAAGCTTCTGTGTTTCGGCAGAATGTTATCAGGGAGCAGGAACTTTGGGATACATCGGCAAACAACCGTAAGTTAACAGCTACAAAAGGAGAAATTATCGGGTCTTTGCTTGACGGCATGGAGGTTACTCTGATAATAGACGGAACTGCCTGCACAAAGGATATTTTTCAGCCGGAGGATTTCGATTACACGATAATCAAAGAAGGAGTTTACCTTAAGGAATATAGACTGGATGATAATGGGTACATTACAGAGATAATCTATACCCACATGGAAGAATAGGACAGGAGGCAGTTGAATGGACGCTTTTGGAAAAGTAGCTGCTATATTTGCAGGAGTTATATTATTGTTCATAGCACCGCTGATCTATATGGCTCAGAAACAGGATTCTATCAGTCAGCTGTATGTAACCCAGGAAACCATACGCCTAACAGACAATATAAGAATGTCAGGAGTATTAACACAGAATATGTTTAATGACTACATTAAACGAATAGATAAAACCGGGAATCTGTATGCTGTAGAGATTTTACATGCACATAAAAGAGTTGCACCTGTTTATGATGAAATCACAGACACGGTACTGGAAAATGTTAATAGTTATTTTTATAATACCTATGAAGAAGAAATTTATCAGGCCTTTGATGAAGGAAAAGATTATTATTTCGCACAGGGCGATTACATATCCATTAAGGTTGAAAATCGTAATAAGACCATGGCAGGAAGAGTAACTTCTTATCTTTCCAGAGGAAATAGCAGTGACGTTTCTATAATGGTCACTTATGGGGGAATGATTCGAGATGAAACTGAGTGATCTTTGCCTGGTATTTTTTGTAGTTGAAATAATAGTGTTCACGGTGCTGGATATTCGTTTTGAACAGCTGGAGGCTATGGCTGAGATAACCAATGCTTATAATACGGCTCTGGATAATGCAGTGGATGACGGATGTTTCTATTTGGTAGAAGTAGACAGCAGCCGTAATCTTTATACTAATAAGGAAGCGGCAGTGGAGCAGTTCTTCTCCTCTTTATATGCTAACCTCGGAGTTATGGGGCAGTCTTTTCAGGAAGAAAAGCTTAGCAGGTACATACCTGTAATATTGGTTACAGACAGAGACGGATTTTATATATACTATACTGCAGCTATTTTATCAGGCGGTGAGAAAAGACTTGATAAAAGATGGAGTGAGAAGCTTCATTATGTATATGAGGATGACCGTTATGTTATAAAGTTTACGCTGGGAAATGAGATCATATTGTTTGAGAAAGAATCCATGGAAATATGGGAGGGAGAGTATAGGGATATCAGAGAATTGACTGAATGCAGTTTCTTAGAGGAAGAGGAAGTATTTGAAACAATACGAAGAAAAACTATTATACAGTCAATCAGTAAGAATATGAACCTTTATATCAATTATTACAACAGTATTGCTTCAGATTTTGGCATAACTTATGAATTCTGGCTGCCTGAGATCGATAGAACAGATTGGGACAGAACAATAGATGATGTAAGTCTTTTTGTACTATTTCAGGGTTATCCATATGATGCTGCCGCGCTTGATACCTATAACCGCTATGTTTTTGGCGGAGCAAGGATAGCAAAATCTAAGGTATATTATATTAATGTGAAACTGGAAAAAAAGTTTTATCACAGTGAGAATTGCGAGGAGGTATTAATCGATAAGGGAATACCCTATTATACAAAAGAGGAATGCGCTAAAGAGGGGGCTTTCCCCTGCAATAAGTGCATTCCATAATAGAGAACTATTTATTTATACGCTCTATTCCTGCGTGATATGTTCAAGATTACCCTCTGTTACCGAGACATTATCAGGATTCTCTTGGGGGGTATTATCAGATAGAGCATTTATGCTGTCTGTTGAATCAGAATTCTCCGGTATAAGTACAATATGTACTTTATCGATTCGGTTCTTCATGACGGCATCGACCGTGTAAATAACATTGTCTTCTGTAATAGTCTCTCCGACTTCCGGCAGATGGTCCAAAAGATATATTAAATGTCCTGCTATAGAATCATAGTCATCTGATTCAAGTTCAAGATCCAGAGCATCATTTATCTCATCCAGTTTCGTATTTCCATCTACAATATATTCAGTATCAGATATCTTACGAATACTGTCTTCTTCATCTGCATCATATTCGTCACGAATTTCGCCAACGATTTCTTCCAGAAGATCCTCCAATGTAATAAGGCCGGTTGTGGTGCCGTACTCATCGAGTACGATGGCCAGGGATACATAGTTTTTACGCATTTCCTTTAACAGTTCTGTGGTTTTCTTGTATTCATAAGTAAAGTAAGGCTCTCTCATGATATTTTTTATCTGAAAATCTTCTTTACTGCCCTGGTAAAAGAAAATATCTTTTAAATTCAGGATGCCTATAACATTATCCCGGGATTCACTGTAGACGGGCATTCGTGTGTACTTATCCTTGGAAAAAAGCTCCACTAATTCATCATAGGACAGGGAAACTTCTGCAAATACCATATCCACACGGGGAACCATAACATCCTTTGCCATAGAATCACCGAAATCCACTACATTGGTTATCATCTGTTTCTCGTCCATCTCGATAACACCTTCTTCATGACTTACCTCAACGATGGAACGAAGTTCATCCTCAGTGATAACAGAGGCCTTCTCACGTGTGTTGACATGGAAAATCATAAGGATGAGAGAAGATATTCTTGTGACCAGAAAGGTAAGTGGAGACATAATTCTGATAAAGAGCAAAAGCAACCGGCCAAAACGAAGGACAAACTTCTCGGAATCCATTTCGGCCAGAGTATTCGGAATCATTCTTGCAAATATCAACATAACAAAGATAAGTGCAGCTATTATTATCACAACGCCGACAGGTGTATAATGATCAAGGGCAAGAGAGGTAGCTAATGATGATATGGACAGATTAATAATTACATTGCCTATAAGTATTGTATTCTGCATTCTAGCCGGTTTCTCCAGTAAATCATTCACCAACCTGGCTTTGTTATTACCTTCTTCAGAAAGACTGCGGATACGCAGTTTGTTAACAGTAGTAAAAGCAGTTCTTGCTGAC from Anaerocolumna sp. AGMB13020 encodes the following:
- a CDS encoding ATPase, T2SS/T4P/T4SS family, coding for MLFNFFIILLLLTGVVGFAALSLEPIRKEDKKPDRYAIEEIITTVDHVFAKILDKDYRSLNLNQKETMKRENIKKHIKQCLKKSAEGDKEAKEYIKDYIKEILLHKVMLNEENIEKVIPFQCADKLTEQDKFEILLQQYEKEYKKDGFQKFLEKNRLDTAYTITALDLEKAYFKEMIYLSFEDKIEIIAQRVYQQYRGFGIIDRLREMKIDGVSAGISAGNLLENIEGTAAGFQVEELPVKEIGDKDKYNPSIKEEESLLDVWIFYKGRTIRLDFLRFPSEKELIRVCKSIYRHNNPGYLSETRGYLVNDMKDGSRVVVFRPPIAVSWAFFVRKHDNIIVMDIRKVIREEGSDQVIELLKWMVKGCLSIAITGEMGSGKTTLLKLLIQYIDESYPIRVFEQVYELNLTKAYPKRNILSLRDSPEVSGQEILNVMKKTDGSVLILGEVASHETANYLIEISQISKMTLFSHHAETTQDLISYFKISQLKEGGFHKEELAEYQAANAINIDIHLENKNGHRYISRITEIIPYYKKDLPGGLVEATQEYYKRRTSPVTYETRDILSFVEGKYVLGQDFSDKSQEHIFYHLSDSEGQEYREFMKGGGLTQNG
- a CDS encoding HlyC/CorC family transporter encodes the protein MDSSEVTRMIILGVLLLLSIFFSSARTAFTTVNKLRIRSLSEEGNNKARLVNDLLEKPARMQNTILIGNVIINLSISSLATSLALDHYTPVGVVIIIAALIFVMLIFARMIPNTLAEMDSEKFVLRFGRLLLLFIRIMSPLTFLVTRISSLILMIFHVNTREKASVITEDELRSIVEVSHEEGVIEMDEKQMITNVVDFGDSMAKDVMVPRVDMVFAEVSLSYDELVELFSKDKYTRMPVYSESRDNVIGILNLKDIFFYQGSKEDFQIKNIMREPYFTYEYKKTTELLKEMRKNYVSLAIVLDEYGTTTGLITLEDLLEEIVGEIRDEYDADEEDSIRKISDTEYIVDGNTKLDEINDALDLELESDDYDSIAGHLIYLLDHLPEVGETITEDNVIYTVDAVMKNRIDKVHIVLIPENSDSTDSINALSDNTPQENPDNVSVTEGNLEHITQE